The Caretta caretta isolate rCarCar2 chromosome 5, rCarCar1.hap1, whole genome shotgun sequence genome contains a region encoding:
- the LOC125637362 gene encoding uncharacterized protein LOC125637362 → MQSSSAEVTMMESQNCKRAPAWTEREVRDLIAVWGEESVLSELRSSFRNAKTFVKISQGMKDRGHNRDPKQCCVKLKELRQAYQKTRGANGRSGSEPQTCHFYDELHAILGGSATTTPAVLFDSFNGDGGNMEAGFGDEEDDDDDEVVDSSQQASGETAFPDSQELFLTLDLEPVPPEPTQGCLLDPAGREGTSAACVSMITGLSPSQRLVKIRKKKKTHS, encoded by the exons atgcagagctcatcagcagaggtgaccatgatggagtcccagaattgcaaaagagctccagcatggactgaacgggaggtacgggatctgatcgctgtatggggagaggaatccgtgctatcagaactccgttccagttttcgaaatgccaaaacctttgtcaaaatctcccagggcatgaaggacagaggccataacagggatccgaagcagtgctgcgtgaaacttaaggagctgaggcaagcctaccagaaaaccagaggggcgaacggccgctccgggtcagagccccaaacatgccacttctatgatgagctgcatgccattttagggggttcagccaccactaccccagccgtgttgtttgactccttcaacggagatggaggcaacatggaagcaggtttcggggatgaagaagatgatgatgatgatgaggttgtagatagctcacagcaagcaagcggagaaaccgcttttcccgacagccaggaactgtttctcaccctggacctggagccagtaccccccgaacccacccaaggctgcctcctggacccagcaggcagagaagggacctccg ctgcatgtgtttcaatgatcacaggattgtctccttcccagaggctagtgaagattagaaagaaaaaaaaaacgcactcgtga